From Ignavibacteriota bacterium, the proteins below share one genomic window:
- the larB gene encoding nickel pincer cofactor biosynthesis protein LarB: MTDPRLHQLFTRFKSGALSEEELLQQLSSRMYESLGFATVDHHREMRQGFPEVIFSEGKTPRQVAEIARAIVRRGSVLLATRASQAHFNAVKKIIRGARYNAEARTISGNETKIVHQGRGTILVVTAGTSDIPVAAEAVVTATVMGNDVATLFDVGVAGIHRILMQSQKLRQATVIIVVAGMEGALASVVGGMVDVPVIAVPTSVGYGANFRGVSALLGMLNSCASGVTVVNIDNGFGAGYAASLMNRSAGDHRHSR, translated from the coding sequence ATGACCGACCCCAGGCTCCACCAACTTTTCACCCGCTTCAAGAGCGGGGCACTCTCCGAGGAAGAGCTCCTGCAGCAGCTGTCCTCCCGCATGTATGAGTCATTGGGCTTCGCCACAGTGGACCATCACCGGGAGATGCGTCAGGGTTTCCCGGAAGTGATCTTCAGTGAAGGGAAGACGCCCCGGCAGGTAGCAGAGATCGCGCGCGCGATCGTACGCCGGGGCAGTGTGCTCCTTGCAACGCGTGCATCGCAGGCGCACTTCAACGCCGTGAAGAAGATCATTCGCGGCGCCCGCTACAACGCGGAAGCGCGGACGATTTCAGGCAATGAGACGAAGATCGTCCATCAGGGGCGCGGTACCATTCTGGTGGTGACCGCGGGGACATCCGACATCCCGGTGGCAGCGGAGGCGGTCGTGACCGCCACGGTGATGGGGAATGACGTTGCCACGTTGTTCGATGTTGGGGTGGCAGGGATCCACAGGATCCTGATGCAGAGTCAGAAACTCCGTCAGGCCACGGTCATCATCGTGGTCGCTGGGATGGAAGGCGCACTCGCCAGCGTGGTCGGCGGCATGGTGGATGTGCCGGTGATCGCCGTGCCGACCTCGGTCGGGTACGGCGCCAATTTCCGTGGTGTTTCAGCGCTTCTGGGCATGCTCAACTCGTGCGCATCCGGCGTCACCGTTGTGAACATCGACAACGGTTTCGGCGCGGGGTATGCGGCCTCACTCATGAACCGTTCCGCCGGTGACCATCGTCACAGCCGGTGA
- a CDS encoding trypsin-like peptidase domain-containing protein: protein MIARVVGLLLLVLATSVGGGVIGYSLGKSAVAEPDPAQPSHGPDAAFDHAFAIGSTPEGRDSVAESLGTGRRNAITRAVAAASPAVVGINVVELRQYRQVSPWGDDPFFRQFFGDRTYTQQVQGLGSGFIISPDGYILTNDHVAGNAKEITVTMTSGKQYKARLVGTDLISDIALLKIDGTGLPFVRLGGSDDVIIGEWVIALGNPFGLFDINDKPTVTVGVVSNTGMKVESGEGRVYRDMIQTDAAINSGNSGGPLLNATGEVIGVNSVIYTPNQGNVGLGFAIPINRVKTIVAELRKSGKIERNFWTGLQIQAVDRRIARYFGLDKVQGVIVSDVKRSSPAERAGMREGDIIIEANGEKVNDESSLIAIVDEARTGETLKLKVIRDRHEMTVSLRLEKQPE from the coding sequence ATGATCGCGCGTGTGGTTGGGTTGCTGCTTCTTGTTCTTGCAACGTCCGTCGGCGGGGGTGTCATCGGCTACAGCCTCGGCAAAAGTGCCGTCGCTGAACCGGATCCCGCGCAACCATCGCATGGCCCGGATGCTGCCTTTGACCATGCGTTCGCCATCGGATCGACACCTGAAGGACGTGATTCGGTCGCCGAGTCACTCGGGACCGGCCGCCGCAATGCCATCACCCGCGCCGTCGCCGCCGCAAGTCCCGCCGTTGTGGGCATCAATGTCGTCGAACTCCGCCAGTACCGCCAGGTCTCTCCCTGGGGCGACGATCCGTTCTTCCGCCAGTTCTTCGGCGATCGCACGTATACGCAGCAGGTGCAGGGGCTCGGCTCCGGGTTCATCATCTCTCCGGATGGGTACATTCTCACGAACGATCACGTTGCGGGCAATGCGAAAGAGATCACCGTCACCATGACCAGCGGCAAGCAGTACAAAGCCCGGCTCGTGGGTACGGACCTGATCTCCGACATCGCACTCCTCAAGATCGACGGCACGGGCCTTCCGTTCGTCCGCCTCGGTGGGTCGGATGATGTGATCATCGGTGAATGGGTGATCGCTCTCGGCAATCCGTTCGGGCTGTTCGACATCAACGACAAGCCGACCGTGACCGTGGGCGTCGTGAGCAATACCGGCATGAAGGTGGAGTCGGGCGAAGGGCGCGTCTACCGCGACATGATCCAGACCGATGCCGCCATCAATTCGGGGAACAGCGGTGGCCCGCTCCTGAATGCGACGGGAGAGGTGATCGGTGTGAACTCCGTCATTTATACGCCGAACCAGGGGAATGTGGGCCTCGGGTTCGCCATCCCGATCAACCGGGTGAAGACGATCGTCGCGGAGCTCCGCAAGAGCGGCAAGATCGAACGGAATTTCTGGACCGGCCTGCAGATCCAGGCGGTCGACCGCCGGATCGCCCGCTACTTCGGGCTCGACAAGGTGCAGGGTGTGATCGTCAGTGACGTGAAACGTTCCAGCCCCGCAGAACGTGCGGGGATGCGTGAGGGTGACATCATCATCGAAGCCAACGGCGAGAAGGTGAACGATGAGTCCTCGCTGATCGCGATCGTGGATGAAGCCCGGACCGGCGAGACCCTGAAATTGAAAGTGATCCGTGACCGCCATGAAATGACCGTTTCCCTTCGTCTGGAGAAGCAGCCCGAATGA
- a CDS encoding glycerol-3-phosphate acyltransferase, whose translation MELILLAALTGYLLGSIPTAFILVRWQSRIDLRAAGSGNVGALNSFEVTRSRAVGVSVLVLDLLKGVLAVYAVRSFGGEWPLTGMISALSAVLGHNYPFWLKFKGGRGLATAAGAALVLLWGFVPLWCLVWALAFAMLRSVNPASAVASIVSPVVVFLWPGVLPGILDPRAAPWFIVLLMILILSRLIGPVREFILEQRAQRRDV comes from the coding sequence GTGGAACTGATCCTTCTTGCCGCACTGACCGGCTATCTTCTGGGTTCCATCCCGACCGCCTTCATCCTGGTTCGTTGGCAATCCCGTATCGATCTTCGGGCCGCAGGAAGCGGAAACGTAGGAGCGCTCAATAGTTTTGAGGTCACCCGGTCCCGCGCCGTCGGCGTGAGCGTGCTGGTCCTCGATCTCCTGAAGGGCGTCCTCGCCGTCTACGCTGTTCGCTCCTTCGGAGGCGAGTGGCCCTTGACCGGGATGATCTCCGCATTATCGGCGGTTCTGGGTCATAATTACCCGTTCTGGTTGAAGTTCAAAGGTGGAAGAGGCCTCGCGACTGCCGCGGGAGCCGCATTGGTCCTGCTCTGGGGATTCGTGCCGCTCTGGTGTCTGGTGTGGGCCCTTGCCTTTGCCATGCTCCGGAGTGTCAACCCGGCCAGTGCTGTGGCAAGCATCGTGAGTCCGGTGGTCGTGTTCCTGTGGCCCGGAGTTCTGCCCGGCATCCTGGACCCGCGGGCGGCTCCCTGGTTCATCGTCCTGTTGATGATCCTGATCCTGTCCCGGCTCATCGGACCGGTCCGTGAGTTCATTCTGGAACAACGTGCACAGAGGAGAGACGTATGA